In one Saccharibacillus brassicae genomic region, the following are encoded:
- a CDS encoding ATP-binding protein, which translates to MNYKKRQVLGFGGLLVILLSVLAAAAGFLYFNNESVNVDMESRYGKMKAASDLRSAFYALDSELGRLVNEDDDARIAARLERIEEYRRQSLERLMFAESLNVSAQGKARLAAIRLDYEDYLNAARSLTKEIAGGAAPAATEALAQTTEEGRAQLIENLDAFQAAQEKALEQSRNRTSEMTQFMLWAIAIAVPLLILLSALLMLWTIRGTTRSLRDVTDVMRGVDFNRSESLPRLRTDTNDEIGNIALSFNEMAESLETHNRNTRELNEELEEHNWIQTALAESSALYQNINSLEQLASTFLRKIVPLTGSAYGVFYIRREDEELKRIASYAGYPAGEPAETFRMGEGLVGRAAESGETLSVDDLPNHYLRIASGIGEMPPASLLLVPVRFEQRVEAVVEFASLAAFTPAQKRLVEQLMNTLGIALNSVSGRMEVDRLLRESQMLSEELQTQTEELQAQSEELQAQSEELRSQQDTLRGANSLLERTNIQVEEKNRLLEVVQRELVRNSEFQSEFLANMSHELRTPLNSILILSQILSEKDEKPLTGQEKDYASTIYRSGKDLLALIDDILDLAKAEAGQMEVTIEPYNVTELPHSMEGLFGEVAKRKGVGLDMIVEPDAPELIWTDGRRLEQIVKNLLSNAIKFTPQGSVSLRIGTADSESETGEPTLRLQVSDTGIGIAEDKRSLIFEAFRQADSATERVYGGTGLGLSICREFSRLLNGRIEVDSVAGEGSTFTVILPLDLRDEQQTETEDLFKSGYARPAIAPGISKLPMPSDQEGDLELFRDRKLLLVDDDARNIYAISVALENKGADIGIAENGREALDILESDPTYDMVLMDIMMPVMDGYETMKAIRSKPQFGDLPIIVLSAKAMKDEREMCLAAGASDYISKPLDIEKLFSMMRVWLSN; encoded by the coding sequence TTGAACTACAAGAAACGACAGGTTTTAGGTTTTGGCGGTCTGCTGGTCATTTTGCTCTCGGTGCTGGCGGCCGCTGCCGGTTTCCTCTACTTCAACAACGAATCGGTCAACGTCGATATGGAATCCCGTTATGGAAAAATGAAAGCCGCGTCCGATCTGCGCAGCGCTTTCTACGCGCTGGACAGCGAGCTCGGACGCCTCGTCAACGAGGACGACGACGCCCGCATAGCGGCGCGGCTCGAACGAATCGAAGAATACCGCCGGCAGTCGCTGGAGCGGCTGATGTTCGCGGAAAGCCTCAACGTCAGCGCCCAGGGCAAAGCCCGGCTTGCGGCCATAAGGCTGGATTACGAAGACTATTTGAACGCGGCCCGGTCACTGACCAAAGAGATCGCGGGCGGCGCGGCCCCCGCTGCGACCGAAGCGCTGGCCCAGACCACGGAAGAAGGCCGGGCTCAGCTGATCGAGAACCTCGACGCTTTCCAGGCGGCCCAGGAAAAAGCGCTGGAGCAGTCCCGCAACCGCACGAGCGAAATGACGCAGTTCATGCTGTGGGCGATCGCGATCGCGGTTCCGCTGCTGATCCTGCTCTCGGCGCTGCTCATGCTGTGGACGATTCGCGGCACGACGCGCAGCCTTCGGGACGTGACCGACGTCATGCGCGGCGTCGACTTCAACCGTTCCGAATCGCTGCCGCGGCTGCGCACCGATACGAACGACGAGATCGGCAATATCGCGCTGTCGTTCAACGAGATGGCCGAGTCGCTGGAGACGCACAACCGCAATACGCGCGAATTGAACGAAGAACTGGAAGAACATAACTGGATTCAGACGGCGTTGGCGGAATCTTCCGCGCTGTATCAGAACATCAACTCGCTGGAACAGCTCGCAAGCACGTTCCTGCGCAAGATCGTGCCGCTGACCGGCTCGGCTTACGGCGTGTTCTACATCCGCCGGGAAGACGAAGAACTGAAGCGGATCGCTTCCTACGCCGGTTATCCGGCCGGCGAGCCCGCGGAGACGTTCCGTATGGGCGAAGGGCTTGTCGGCCGCGCCGCCGAGAGCGGCGAGACGCTGTCGGTCGACGACCTGCCGAACCATTATCTGCGCATCGCTTCCGGGATCGGCGAGATGCCTCCGGCCAGCCTGCTGCTCGTACCGGTCCGGTTCGAGCAGCGCGTCGAGGCCGTGGTCGAATTCGCTTCGCTGGCCGCGTTCACGCCGGCTCAGAAGCGCCTCGTCGAGCAGCTCATGAATACGCTCGGCATTGCGCTCAACAGCGTGTCGGGCCGCATGGAAGTGGACCGGCTGCTGCGGGAATCGCAGATGCTGTCCGAAGAGCTTCAGACCCAGACCGAAGAACTGCAGGCGCAGTCCGAAGAACTGCAGGCCCAATCGGAAGAACTGCGCAGCCAGCAGGACACGCTGCGCGGCGCCAACTCGCTGCTGGAGCGGACGAATATTCAAGTGGAAGAGAAGAACCGGCTGCTCGAAGTCGTGCAGCGCGAACTGGTGCGCAATTCCGAATTCCAGTCCGAGTTCCTCGCGAACATGTCGCACGAACTGCGGACGCCGCTCAACAGCATCCTGATCCTGTCGCAGATCCTGTCCGAAAAAGACGAGAAGCCGTTGACCGGTCAGGAAAAAGACTACGCGTCCACGATCTATCGTTCGGGCAAAGACCTGCTTGCCCTGATCGACGACATTCTCGACCTGGCCAAAGCGGAAGCCGGCCAGATGGAAGTGACGATCGAACCGTACAACGTCACGGAACTTCCGCATTCGATGGAAGGGCTGTTCGGCGAAGTCGCCAAGCGCAAAGGCGTCGGGCTTGATATGATCGTCGAACCGGACGCGCCGGAGCTGATCTGGACCGACGGCCGGCGCCTTGAGCAGATCGTCAAAAACCTGCTGTCCAACGCGATCAAGTTCACGCCGCAGGGATCGGTCTCGCTGAGAATCGGCACAGCCGATTCCGAAAGCGAGACCGGAGAGCCGACGCTGCGGCTGCAGGTGTCGGATACGGGCATCGGCATCGCCGAAGACAAGCGCAGCCTGATCTTCGAAGCGTTCCGCCAGGCGGACAGCGCGACGGAGCGCGTGTACGGCGGCACGGGGCTCGGCCTGTCCATCTGCCGCGAATTCTCGCGGCTGCTGAACGGACGCATCGAAGTGGACAGCGTCGCCGGGGAAGGCAGCACGTTCACCGTGATTCTGCCGCTCGACCTGCGCGACGAACAGCAGACGGAGACCGAAGACCTGTTCAAGTCCGGGTATGCCCGGCCGGCCATCGCGCCCGGCATCTCGAAGCTGCCGATGCCTTCCGATCAGGAAGGCGACCTGGAGCTGTTCCGGGACCGGAAGCTGCTGCTGGTCGACGACGACGCGCGCAACATCTACGCGATCTCCGTCGCGCTGGAGAACAAGGGCGCCGATATCGGCATCGCCGAGAACGGCCGCGAAGCGCTGGACATACTCGAATCGGACCCTACGTACGACATGGTGCTCATGGACATCATGATGCCGGTCATGGACGGCTACGAGACGATGAAAGCAATCCGGTCCAAGCCGCAGTTCGGCGATCTGCCGATCATCGTCCTGTCGGCCAAAGCGATGAAGGACGAACGCGAAATGTGCCTCGCCGCCGGCGCTTCGGACTATATCAGCAAGCCGCTCGATATCGAGAAGCTGTTCTCGATGATGCGCGTCTGGCTGTCGAACTGA
- a CDS encoding methyltransferase domain-containing protein has translation MKEQVARNIHNYRKAQKMTQEELAQAVGISYQAVSKWENAQSLPDIALLPQLARALNTGIDRLLGYAAFDAPVTLYEKEYLDSAYYWGTEPNSACYEILKRMPPVRRLSVLDIGCGEGKDAVFLARNGYDVTAFDIADAGLEKAKRLADKVGVEIELFKADVQDYRLDRPFDILFSSGVLHYVRADLREELFGNYRRFTSPGGLHVLNVFVDKPFIAPPPENEANAHAWHSGELLALYRDWRIEDSSEVIFDCMSSCVPHQHAMSKLIARKPAPAAQSSST, from the coding sequence ATGAAAGAACAAGTGGCAAGAAATATCCATAACTACCGCAAAGCCCAAAAAATGACTCAGGAAGAGCTGGCGCAGGCCGTGGGCATCTCCTACCAGGCCGTATCCAAATGGGAAAACGCCCAAAGCCTGCCGGATATCGCCCTGCTGCCGCAGTTGGCCCGGGCGCTGAATACCGGTATCGACCGGCTGCTCGGTTATGCGGCGTTCGACGCCCCTGTCACCCTCTACGAAAAAGAATATCTGGACAGCGCCTACTATTGGGGCACCGAACCCAATTCGGCCTGTTACGAGATTCTGAAGCGCATGCCGCCGGTTCGTCGGCTGTCCGTGCTGGACATCGGCTGCGGCGAAGGCAAGGATGCCGTGTTTCTGGCCCGCAACGGGTATGACGTGACGGCTTTCGATATTGCGGACGCGGGTCTGGAAAAAGCGAAGCGGCTCGCCGACAAGGTTGGCGTCGAGATCGAACTGTTCAAGGCGGACGTGCAGGATTACCGGCTCGACCGGCCGTTCGATATCCTGTTCTCCAGCGGAGTCCTGCATTACGTCCGGGCGGATCTGCGCGAAGAGCTGTTCGGCAATTACAGACGCTTCACCTCTCCCGGCGGCCTGCACGTGTTGAACGTGTTCGTGGACAAACCGTTTATCGCGCCGCCGCCGGAAAACGAAGCGAACGCCCACGCCTGGCACTCCGGCGAACTGCTCGCGCTTTACCGCGATTGGCGCATCGAGGACAGTTCGGAAGTGATCTTTGACTGTATGTCTTCCTGCGTTCCGCATCAACATGCCATGAGCAAGCTGATCGCCCGCAAACCCGCTCCCGCCGCACAATCTTCCTCCACGTAA
- a CDS encoding vWA domain-containing protein — MVHTIKKWVYPLLAALLLSAALLPAGASSALATGTATPQSAASSAGSAPIDAVLVLDASNSMATSDPQKIGNEAMRLFIDMLPVQGDRVGIVSYTDVVQREKALLEIQGQSDKDELKTFIGQLGRGAYTDTAVGVTEAVNMLQRSAQTGREPMIVLLADGNTQLNTTKAKTLDQSKQELAASVQKATDAGIPVYTIGLNADGKLNQAELEKIASDTNGKSFVTDSADELPGILSEIFASHQELNVVPLDPLTGSGAFQDVTVSVPNANVLEANVSITSGQTVELKLKDPSGAEVAIPSDAVTLSTSKTYSLLKLIKPQEGDWTLSVKGADQDQIDISLVFNYDLELAVAPLSGSSYGKGDTVDVSAYLTSAGQKLDTPELYETMTGTLVVKDEDTGIETNVPMSLAGTQFDGSYPLPEAHKYTLLVRAEADSFYRESAPLSIDAASGAVSDGSGTEADKPFPLVPVILGALGLLALAALVFFLMRYLKKANKGFVGQMVIEIRDENTGERSYPQYKKLNTYKGRLNLHQLLQLAPELKDAENIVFTPGSNDRILLRSSAEGVPIEKSGRVVDTSKGLELKSGDRITVPMAQAGKTINLEYLV; from the coding sequence ATGGTGCACACAATCAAAAAGTGGGTCTACCCGCTGCTGGCGGCGCTGCTGCTGAGCGCGGCGCTGCTCCCGGCCGGCGCGTCTTCCGCTCTGGCCACGGGAACCGCGACCCCGCAAAGCGCGGCTTCTTCCGCCGGCTCCGCCCCGATCGACGCGGTGCTCGTGCTCGATGCCAGCAACTCGATGGCGACGAGCGATCCGCAGAAGATCGGCAACGAAGCGATGCGGCTGTTTATCGACATGCTGCCCGTGCAGGGCGACCGCGTCGGCATCGTGTCGTACACGGACGTCGTCCAGCGCGAGAAAGCGCTGCTGGAGATCCAGGGCCAGAGCGACAAAGACGAGCTGAAGACGTTTATCGGCCAGCTCGGCCGCGGCGCCTATACCGATACGGCGGTCGGCGTCACCGAAGCGGTCAACATGCTGCAGCGCAGCGCGCAGACCGGCCGCGAACCGATGATCGTGCTGCTGGCCGACGGCAATACGCAGCTCAACACGACGAAGGCCAAGACGCTCGACCAGTCGAAGCAGGAGTTGGCCGCCTCCGTGCAAAAAGCGACGGACGCCGGCATTCCGGTCTATACGATCGGGCTTAACGCCGACGGCAAGCTGAACCAGGCCGAGCTTGAGAAGATCGCGTCGGACACGAACGGCAAATCGTTCGTCACGGATTCCGCGGACGAGCTGCCGGGCATCCTGAGCGAGATTTTTGCCAGCCATCAGGAACTTAACGTCGTGCCGCTCGATCCGCTGACCGGCAGCGGCGCGTTCCAGGACGTCACCGTCAGCGTGCCGAACGCGAATGTGCTGGAAGCGAACGTATCCATTACCTCCGGCCAAACAGTCGAGCTCAAGCTCAAAGACCCGAGCGGCGCCGAAGTCGCGATTCCGTCGGACGCCGTGACGCTGTCCACGTCCAAGACGTATTCGCTGCTCAAGCTGATCAAGCCGCAGGAAGGCGACTGGACGCTCAGCGTCAAGGGCGCGGATCAGGATCAGATCGACATCAGTCTGGTCTTCAACTACGACCTTGAACTGGCGGTCGCTCCGCTGAGCGGTTCTTCCTACGGCAAAGGCGATACGGTCGACGTCTCCGCCTACCTGACGAGCGCCGGCCAGAAGCTGGACACGCCGGAACTGTACGAGACGATGACAGGAACGCTTGTCGTCAAGGACGAGGACACCGGCATCGAGACGAACGTGCCGATGTCGCTCGCGGGCACACAGTTCGACGGCAGCTACCCGCTGCCGGAAGCGCATAAATATACGCTTTTGGTCCGGGCCGAAGCCGACAGCTTCTACCGCGAATCCGCTCCGCTGAGCATCGATGCCGCTTCCGGCGCCGTGTCCGACGGTTCGGGAACCGAAGCGGACAAGCCGTTCCCGCTCGTTCCGGTCATTCTCGGCGCTTTGGGGCTGCTTGCTCTTGCCGCGCTTGTCTTTTTCCTGATGCGTTATCTCAAAAAAGCGAACAAAGGCTTCGTCGGCCAAATGGTGATCGAGATCCGCGACGAAAACACCGGCGAACGTTCTTATCCGCAGTATAAGAAACTAAATACGTATAAAGGGCGTCTTAACCTGCATCAGCTGCTTCAGCTCGCGCCCGAACTCAAAGACGCCGAGAACATCGTCTTCACTCCGGGTTCGAACGACCGCATCCTGCTGCGCAGCAGCGCCGAAGGCGTTCCGATCGAGAAATCCGGCCGCGTCGTCGATACGTCGAAAGGTCTGGAACTGAAAAGCGGCGACCGCATTACCGTTCCGATGGCCCAAGCCGGGAAAACGATCAATTTGGAATATCTAGTCTAG
- a CDS encoding tubulin-like doman-containing protein, which produces MKPIVREHIQQLDVSLGGGIVSEKIRVDTIDNPMLIIGLGGTGIDALLRLKYQINRRFKLPADPVSKKKMEKPSNVEFLAFETNEQDRGKRYKGIGLDPINEFVLLANAEIGGLLQNRSILEPYITEWLSPELSITDGMNGAAGVRQAGRLLLFTKINQVVQAIDKKIKTLSVGTNKKLTVFLLTGLSGGTGSGSFLDISYIIRGLVERDHGAAGVDRLNMLGYLFTPDVNLSNKSLSEHTREYVRKNGYAALKELDYWMNVDARGERFKQQYGSILTVNSPLPPFNLCHLISATNTEGKLLENAYDYCMNVTAENITNFMASEEKASGEEFAIHDYISNIRTNIAQMTKAYPANYDYNIIGASSAVLPIEEMTTYLAYRLFQKMEKMFQHAPNQEEIERFAQKLALDPDSMLKTFESRVPEPIPGYQNSERLSYANVIKMQSVSMDAELEQTFLTRAREEYIKMKKQLPGEMLERFSEQIRRAFLSPEQGPFYVSRLIYTEKGFSLLKMLQAYIENLRESLLRIPRDIEAAEEQANERLGDAKSALISRDKKKNAYIEAKMNEYWLRADIERTEQMIEFYEDFYELLNRENNRIYGVFTEILNALSSIFERNGEILTRGDEQVDHKGNKTYYWNVVSVPDISKVVGNIMEKRDVDDLIRDFSQELVDHSDRWIKEQEVDIVGSISDFLTSKFGDLITQSMEDFLRMKFGEDESIEKFVERNIAGKLDEEAIPVFHLSNSSGNLHFPSWGFVSVPVQAPGILKGIRNYQENAIGKSNFTVKESQVKNRIFWLNTRNGVPLFVYTPLKVYEENYERTILGKEGVGRHLVQTERDNWTYLPSPIPQQSWGDVYDNGRVKDYNGRVRSEFDRARQYGVIVEKDADQTTSSRYSVVTTVSFDLFASLAGFDMQLQSAKPNLGEVKRAHAELKRLLSEGIGRESVKDIFGSINEDLAKENLIRSPEQIRRVREELAKYETIQAKLSELESLLSQHAGEEKLLDQYIEALYTETIVKKGALYVYDREEDEESWEPFVNLMKSRSYPHFEIYDGFRSLGDRQRQTLLRKASRRSNELTASEDVSLLVGKLDELYTTFIEARQQLEYEKMELVNGEEAYRFYQETAAKLNELRKRLR; this is translated from the coding sequence ATGAAACCGATCGTAAGAGAACATATCCAGCAGCTCGACGTCTCGCTCGGAGGCGGGATCGTCAGCGAGAAGATCCGCGTCGATACCATCGACAATCCGATGCTGATCATCGGACTCGGCGGCACGGGCATCGATGCCCTGCTGCGCCTCAAGTACCAGATCAACCGCCGCTTCAAACTGCCGGCCGATCCGGTCTCCAAGAAGAAGATGGAGAAGCCGTCCAACGTCGAATTCCTCGCCTTCGAGACGAATGAGCAGGACCGCGGCAAGCGCTACAAAGGCATCGGGCTGGACCCGATCAACGAATTCGTGCTGCTCGCCAACGCCGAGATCGGCGGACTGCTGCAGAACCGCAGCATTCTGGAGCCGTATATCACCGAATGGCTGTCGCCGGAACTCAGCATCACCGACGGCATGAACGGCGCGGCCGGCGTGCGCCAGGCAGGGCGCCTGCTGCTGTTCACGAAGATCAACCAGGTCGTGCAGGCGATCGACAAGAAGATCAAGACGCTGTCCGTGGGCACGAACAAGAAGCTCACCGTGTTCCTGCTGACCGGACTGTCCGGCGGTACGGGCAGCGGCTCGTTCCTCGACATTTCGTATATCATCCGCGGGCTGGTCGAACGCGACCACGGCGCGGCCGGCGTCGACCGCCTCAACATGCTGGGCTACCTGTTCACGCCGGACGTCAACCTGTCGAACAAAAGCCTCAGCGAGCACACGCGCGAATACGTCCGCAAAAACGGCTACGCCGCGCTCAAAGAACTGGATTACTGGATGAACGTCGATGCGCGCGGGGAGCGGTTCAAGCAGCAGTACGGCAGCATTCTGACCGTCAACTCGCCGCTGCCGCCTTTTAACCTTTGCCATCTGATCTCCGCGACCAACACCGAAGGCAAGCTGCTGGAGAATGCGTACGATTACTGCATGAACGTGACGGCCGAGAACATCACCAACTTTATGGCCAGCGAGGAAAAAGCGTCGGGCGAAGAGTTCGCGATCCACGATTACATCAGCAACATCCGGACGAACATCGCGCAGATGACCAAAGCCTATCCGGCGAACTACGACTACAACATCATCGGCGCCTCGTCGGCGGTGCTTCCGATCGAAGAGATGACGACGTATCTGGCGTACCGCCTGTTCCAGAAGATGGAGAAAATGTTCCAGCACGCGCCGAACCAGGAAGAGATCGAACGCTTTGCGCAGAAGCTTGCGCTTGACCCGGATTCGATGCTCAAAACGTTCGAGTCGAGAGTGCCGGAACCGATTCCGGGCTACCAGAACAGCGAACGCCTCAGCTACGCCAACGTGATCAAAATGCAAAGCGTGAGCATGGACGCCGAGCTGGAGCAGACGTTCCTGACGCGGGCGCGCGAAGAATACATCAAGATGAAGAAACAGCTGCCGGGCGAGATGCTGGAACGTTTTTCCGAACAGATCCGCCGTGCTTTCCTGAGCCCGGAACAGGGTCCGTTCTACGTATCGCGCCTCATTTATACGGAAAAAGGCTTCTCCCTGCTCAAAATGCTTCAGGCGTACATCGAGAACCTGCGCGAGTCGCTGCTGCGTATTCCACGCGACATCGAAGCGGCCGAAGAGCAGGCGAACGAGCGTCTGGGCGACGCGAAGAGCGCGCTCATTTCCCGGGACAAGAAGAAGAACGCCTATATCGAAGCCAAAATGAACGAATACTGGCTGCGGGCCGACATCGAGCGCACCGAGCAGATGATCGAGTTCTACGAAGATTTCTACGAGCTGCTGAACCGGGAAAACAACCGGATCTACGGCGTGTTTACCGAGATCCTGAACGCGCTGAGCTCCATCTTCGAACGCAACGGCGAGATTCTGACGCGCGGCGACGAGCAGGTGGACCACAAAGGCAACAAAACGTATTACTGGAACGTGGTCAGCGTGCCGGACATCTCCAAAGTCGTGGGCAATATTATGGAAAAACGCGACGTGGACGACCTCATCCGCGATTTCTCGCAGGAGCTGGTCGACCACTCGGACCGCTGGATCAAAGAGCAGGAAGTCGATATCGTCGGTTCGATCTCGGACTTCCTGACGAGCAAATTCGGCGATCTGATCACGCAGTCGATGGAAGATTTCCTGCGCATGAAGTTCGGCGAAGACGAGTCGATCGAGAAGTTCGTCGAGCGTAACATCGCGGGCAAGCTGGACGAGGAAGCGATCCCGGTCTTCCATTTGAGCAACAGCTCCGGCAATCTGCATTTCCCTTCGTGGGGCTTCGTGTCCGTGCCGGTTCAGGCGCCGGGCATCCTCAAGGGCATCCGCAACTACCAGGAGAACGCGATCGGCAAATCGAACTTTACGGTCAAGGAAAGCCAGGTGAAGAACCGGATTTTCTGGCTCAACACGCGCAACGGGGTGCCGCTGTTCGTCTATACGCCGCTGAAGGTATATGAAGAAAACTACGAACGGACCATCCTCGGCAAAGAAGGCGTCGGACGCCATCTGGTGCAGACGGAACGCGACAACTGGACGTATCTGCCGTCGCCGATTCCGCAGCAGTCGTGGGGAGACGTGTACGATAACGGCCGGGTCAAAGACTACAACGGACGCGTTCGCAGCGAGTTCGACCGGGCGCGCCAGTACGGAGTCATCGTGGAAAAAGACGCCGATCAGACGACCAGCAGCCGCTATTCCGTCGTCACGACGGTGTCGTTCGATCTGTTCGCGTCGCTCGCCGGCTTCGATATGCAGCTGCAAAGCGCCAAGCCGAACCTCGGCGAAGTGAAGCGCGCGCACGCCGAACTCAAGCGCCTGCTGAGCGAAGGCATCGGCCGGGAGTCGGTCAAGGACATTTTCGGCAGCATCAACGAAGATCTGGCCAAAGAAAACCTGATCCGTTCGCCGGAGCAGATCCGCCGCGTGCGCGAAGAACTGGCGAAGTACGAGACGATCCAGGCCAAATTGTCCGAACTGGAATCGCTGCTGTCGCAGCATGCCGGCGAAGAGAAACTGCTGGATCAATACATCGAAGCGCTCTACACCGAGACGATTGTCAAAAAAGGCGCGCTGTACGTCTATGACCGCGAAGAGGACGAAGAAAGCTGGGAGCCGTTCGTCAATCTGATGAAGAGCCGCAGCTATCCGCATTTCGAGATCTATGACGGGTTCCGTTCGCTCGGCGACCGGCAGCGGCAGACGCTGCTGCGCAAAGCGTCCCGCCGCTCGAACGAGCTGACCGCTTCGGAAGACGTCTCGCTGCTGGTCGGCAAGCTGGACGAACTGTATACGACGTTCATCGAAGCGCGGCAGCAGCTGGAATACGAGAAAATGGAACTCGTGAACGGCGAAGAAGCGTACCGCTTCTATCAAGAGACCGCGGCCAAGCTGAACGAGCTGCGCAAAAGGTTGAGATAA